From Candidatus Melainabacteria bacterium, one genomic window encodes:
- a CDS encoding retroviral-like aspartic protease family protein, with translation MSKLITRFPFTYITKGYLGLIWRPYALCEFKVLNEDTWIPIEMVIDTGADYTLLPKNYSSLLGINVNKDCFREASLGIGGSKTVYLHKGLLIKLGNWKRKVPVGFLDQENIPPLLGRLNFFELLNITFSKRITIFKN, from the coding sequence ATGTCTAAGTTAATTACAAGATTTCCATTTACTTATATTACTAAAGGTTATTTAGGTTTGATATGGAGACCTTATGCACTTTGTGAGTTTAAAGTCCTAAATGAAGATACATGGATCCCAATTGAAATGGTAATAGATACAGGTGCTGACTATACATTACTTCCAAAGAATTACTCATCATTACTAGGCATCAATGTTAATAAGGATTGTTTTCGTGAAGCTTCATTGGGAATTGGCGGAAGTAAAACTGTGTACTTGCATAAAGGCTTACTTATTAAGCTTGGGAATTGGAAAAGAAAAGTTCCTGTTGGATTTCTAGATCAAGAGAATATACCACCACTTCTTGGAAGGTTAAATTTCTTTGAATTATTAAATATTACATTTAGCAAACGCATAACAATTTTTAAAAATTAA
- a CDS encoding NupC/NupG family nucleoside CNT transporter: protein MEKYTGILGIISILLIAYIFSNNKKIINFKLIIIGILLQALIGFFILKVPVGKSIFELLAKGITTILELSREGGKFVFGPLASQTLLENIFGSKNSFIFIIQIVPTIIFICALVSVLYYFGILQNITKIFAWIFNKLLGVSGAEALANTTVSIVGQVESAIIIQPYLSLMTKSELLTIMTGGMACISGSLMAIYSGLGIKPEYLLASSFMAIPGSFVISKMFYPEASTPVTKNIVNIDFKASEKNLIESILDGAFSGAKISIGIIAMLIAFISLVAMTDKLLMTINPALSLKFILGIIFTPLISILGVPKEDISTVAQLFGTKISLNEFIAYLDLVKLISTNSLQVKSTAITTFILCGFANFGSIAIQVGGLSQMAPERKSDLAELGFKSMICGALTSCISGCIVGIMMI from the coding sequence ATGGAAAAATATACAGGTATACTTGGAATAATTTCAATATTATTAATTGCTTATATTTTCTCAAATAACAAAAAAATAATTAATTTTAAACTTATAATTATAGGCATTTTACTTCAAGCATTAATAGGTTTTTTCATCTTAAAGGTACCTGTTGGAAAATCTATTTTTGAGCTTTTAGCAAAAGGAATTACAACAATTTTAGAACTTTCAAGAGAAGGTGGTAAGTTTGTTTTTGGTCCACTTGCAAGTCAAACTCTCTTAGAAAATATATTTGGAAGTAAAAATAGTTTCATATTTATTATTCAAATAGTTCCAACAATAATATTTATTTGTGCATTAGTTTCAGTTTTATATTATTTTGGTATTCTTCAAAATATAACTAAAATATTTGCTTGGATATTTAATAAACTTCTTGGAGTTAGCGGAGCTGAAGCACTTGCAAATACTACAGTGTCAATTGTTGGGCAAGTTGAATCAGCAATTATTATTCAGCCATATCTTTCTTTAATGACTAAATCAGAACTATTAACAATTATGACTGGAGGAATGGCTTGTATTTCTGGTTCACTTATGGCTATATATAGTGGACTTGGAATAAAACCTGAATACTTACTTGCTAGTAGCTTTATGGCAATACCAGGAAGTTTTGTTATTTCTAAAATGTTTTATCCTGAAGCCTCTACTCCTGTTACCAAGAACATTGTAAACATAGATTTTAAAGCAAGTGAAAAGAATTTAATTGAATCAATTTTAGATGGTGCATTTAGTGGAGCAAAAATAAGCATTGGGATAATAGCTATGTTAATTGCTTTTATAAGCCTTGTAGCAATGACAGATAAATTATTAATGACAATAAATCCCGCTTTAAGTTTAAAATTTATTTTAGGTATAATTTTTACTCCTCTTATTTCAATTCTTGGTGTTCCAAAAGAAGACATAAGTACAGTTGCACAACTTTTTGGCACTAAGATTTCTTTAAATGAATTTATAGCTTACTTAGATTTAGTTAAACTAATTTCCACAAACTCACTCCAAGTTAAAAGCACTGCAATAACTACTTTTATACTATGTGGTTTTGCAAATTTTGGAAGCATTGCCATTCAAGTTGGTGGTCTTTCACAAATGGCACCAGAAAGAAAAAGTGATCTTGCTGAATTAGGTTTTAAGTCAATGATTTGTGGGGCTTTAACTTCCTGCATTTCAGGATGTATTGTTGGAATAATGATGATTTAA
- the glpD gene encoding glycerol-3-phosphate dehydrogenase — translation MMDRFTQEELNKEFDLIVIGGGINGCGIVRDAAERGLKVLLLEKNDFSSACTGASTRLIHGGLRYLEHFEFDLVRESLRERELLLKNANHLVKPIKFSLPVYKNDKRNFFIILLGMALYDLLSFDKSLPSYKAILGQRFKDVEPRVKDEDLVGGFVFYDSQIAFPERICIENILMAKKSGALVLNHAEVTMLSVNNSNIKHVEFFDKLNNKKYVCKGKLIVNVSGAWVDALCGLTNKNIPRKIGGTKGSHIIIKKFKGMPENALLLTASDNRPFFIIPWQNYYLIGTTDIVYEGDLNKVKAEQSEIQYLLNETNKKLKNTQIKKEDILFTYSGVRPLPYCHKSSPTLITRRHIIVDHIENGLKNFISIIGGKLTTYRELSCQVVNLAFKKLKYNFVYSKTNEIPLIGAFQDYSFDFIKAEIKKAKTKYRIDLDIISHLVNLYGKRYKAVLDLTLTHKELGYLLSSNSLDIRAQVKYAIESELAYTATDILVRRLTIGLSKGLGVDTIDYVLLQLKNYYQYSDWEIEKQKQEYYSDFVNLRVI, via the coding sequence ATGATGGATCGCTTTACTCAAGAAGAGTTAAACAAAGAATTTGATCTTATTGTTATTGGTGGAGGGATTAATGGTTGTGGAATTGTAAGAGATGCGGCTGAACGAGGTTTAAAGGTACTGCTTTTAGAAAAAAATGATTTTTCTTCAGCTTGTACTGGTGCTTCAACCAGATTAATCCATGGAGGACTACGTTATTTAGAACATTTTGAGTTTGATTTAGTTAGAGAATCTTTACGTGAGAGAGAATTGTTATTAAAAAATGCAAATCATTTAGTTAAACCAATTAAATTTTCATTACCTGTTTATAAAAATGATAAACGTAATTTTTTTATTATTTTACTTGGAATGGCTTTATATGACTTATTGTCATTTGATAAATCATTGCCTTCTTATAAAGCTATATTAGGACAAAGATTTAAAGATGTTGAACCACGAGTAAAAGATGAAGATTTAGTAGGTGGATTTGTTTTTTATGATTCTCAAATAGCATTTCCTGAAAGGATTTGTATTGAAAATATTTTAATGGCAAAAAAGTCAGGGGCTTTAGTTTTAAATCATGCTGAAGTAACTATGCTAAGTGTTAATAATTCAAATATTAAACATGTGGAATTTTTTGATAAGTTAAATAATAAAAAATATGTTTGTAAAGGTAAATTAATAGTTAATGTCTCTGGAGCATGGGTTGATGCACTTTGTGGATTAACAAATAAAAATATTCCCAGGAAAATTGGTGGTACAAAGGGTAGTCATATAATTATAAAAAAGTTTAAAGGCATGCCAGAAAATGCACTACTACTTACAGCAAGTGATAATAGACCATTTTTTATAATTCCATGGCAAAATTATTATTTAATTGGCACAACAGATATAGTTTATGAAGGTGATTTGAATAAAGTTAAAGCTGAACAAAGTGAAATCCAGTACTTGCTTAATGAAACAAATAAAAAGCTTAAAAATACACAAATTAAAAAAGAAGATATTTTGTTTACATATTCAGGAGTTAGGCCACTTCCATACTGTCACAAGTCAAGTCCTACTTTAATAACTAGAAGACATATCATAGTTGATCATATTGAAAATGGATTAAAGAACTTTATATCAATTATTGGTGGAAAATTAACAACTTATCGTGAACTTTCTTGTCAAGTTGTTAATTTAGCATTTAAAAAACTTAAATATAATTTTGTGTATTCTAAAACTAATGAAATACCTTTAATTGGTGCATTTCAAGATTATTCTTTTGATTTTATAAAAGCTGAAATAAAAAAAGCAAAAACAAAATATAGGATAGATTTAGATATAATCTCACATCTTGTAAATTTATATGGAAAAAGATATAAAGCAGTTTTAGATTTAACATTAACTCACAAGGAGCTTGGATATTTGCTTAGTTCTAATTCATTAGACATTCGAGCACAAGTAAAATATGCAATAGAAAGTGAGCTTGCTTATACAGCCACTGATATTTTAGTTCGTAGACTTACAATTGGATTATCAAAAGGCTTAGGTGTAGATACAATCGACTATGTTTTATTGCAATTAAAAAATTATTATCAATATAGTGACTGGGAAATAGAGAAGCAAAAGCAAGAATATTATAGTGATTTTGTAAATCTAAGAGTTATTTAA